ACCTAATCCCATTGTCAGGAATCCCATTGTATTTTTTCTATTACCTGTTCTGTCAGATATTAATCCTCCTGCAGGTCTAGCTATTAAATTCACAAATGCATAACATGATGCCAAAATTCCAGCTACAGCTTTAGGTAAATCAAAAGTAAATTCAAAGAAACTAGGAAGCATAGAAACTACTGCCAATTCAGAACCAAAATTTACTATGTAAGTTAATTCCAAAATAGCTACTTGTTTGAATTCATATCTATCTTCTTTAGGGTAAATTTTAGTTCCTTTCAACAATTCAATATTTGTCCTTACAATTCCCCAAGTCTGAAAAACAAACCAAGCCAATACTGCAAGCAAAGCTATTGGATAAGTAGAAGAAGTTAGAAAACCTACCTTCTGAAGTCTCCAACATAGTACTGAAAGAATTGCTGCGAATGGAACATTCATTCCAATTAAACCCCAGAAATCTCTTATACTCGTTACTTCTAAACCAGCTGTTTTTGCAGGCCTTTGGTAGGGTTTTCCTGGAGGTGTGTCAGTCACACTAAAGAAATAAATAATTCCATAAACAAAAGAAATAATTCCTGTAAGAACAATAGCTCCTCTCCAATTCAGTACGGCTCCAGTTGGAAACTCAAAACCTCCTGAAAAAGACAAGAATCCAGCTACGGCAACAAGAGAAAGCGCAGAAAAAGCAGATCCAAAATTTCCCCATCCTCCATATATTCCCTCAGCTAATCCAATTTCTTTGGGAGGGAACCATTCAGATACCATTCTTATTCCGATAACAAAACCTGCTCCTACTATTGATAAAAGCAATCTCGCAATTACAAGTTGATTGAAGTCTTGCGCACTAGCAAATAATAAACATGGGACTACAGAAAATATCAAGATTGTTGAGTAAGTTTTTCTTGGACCAAATTTATCCAATAACATTCCAATCAAAACTCTGCCAGGAATAGTTAAAGCAACATTACATATTGCTACTGTCCTAATTTGAGCGACAGATAAACCTAAATCGGCTTTAACAGTAGTTGCAAGAGGTGCGAGGTTAAACCAAACAACAAAAGTAAGGAAAAAGGCAAACCAGGTGAGGTGAAGAGTTCTATATCTGCCATTCAAAGACCAAACATCACTTAACATGAAAATTTTTAAAGATTAATTTTTAAGCAATTTATATTTCGATCAATGCATTCATTTGTATTATTTAATACGAAATTTGAGGGGAAATAAATTCAAATTTTTTAAAAGGCTAAAATTATATTGTCAGTACTAAGAAAAATTCAAAATTGGGAATAATTAGCAATCTTATTATTGGTATTATTCGATACATAAAATACTCGTGGGAAAATATTACCTAAGTTATGGAAATAAAACATAAAAAATTTAAGGCATTCATCTTGGCTGGTGGCAAGAGTTCAAGAATGGGGTTTGATAAAGCACTAATTAAACATCATGAAGGCGGAAATTGGCTTACTCATAAAATAAAAATATTAAATACTCTTAATTTGGAAACTTTTGTAATAACAAATCATACTTCTCATTCAAAAGAAGTTGATAAAAGAAATAATGTTGGGTTTATTTCAGATGCCAAACCCTTTGATGGCCCTTTAACTTGTATAGAACAAATTTTTTCATCTTTTAAAAAAAACACTAAAAATATCCTGATTATCCCAATCGATATGCCTAATTTGAATACAAAATTAATTTATTCACTTATTAAATCATGGGAAAAAAATCAAAATTCTGCGGTAGTATCCCATGATGGAATTTTTGTACAACCATTATTCGGTATTTATCCCCTCAATGAAGAAAATCATTTTAAATTAAAAAAAAAGTTATCCTCTGGAAAGAAAAACTTTCTTGGATGGGTTGATCAAATTCCCCATAAATATTTCTATGCAAACAATGGAGATTTAATTAATATAAATTCGAAGAGAGAATTTTTAAATATGAATAATGGGACTTAAGCAATTGGAGGATAATAGAAAAAGAAAGTTAAAAGTTTTAAGGTTATCTCTTAAACAAAATTGCAATTTTTCATGCATTTACTGTAAGCCAGAAAATTATAGTTTAGATGTATTAAATATTGAACAATTTAAAAAATTAATTTTGGTCAGTTGTCGATTAGGGGTAAATTCTTTAAGAATTACTGGAGGTGAACCTTTATTAAGTTCTCAATTAGATGAACTTCTTCATGAAATTAAATTGCAAAGGTTAGAAGAATCAAATCCAATAGCAAATTTACAGGATATTTCTTTAACTACAAATGGATATTTGCTCTCTGAGAAAAAAGCTATTGAGCTTTTTAAAAATGGGTTAGACCGTATAACAGTAAGTTTAGACGCAATTGATCCTGATATTTTTTCAAACATGATTGGAGAGGAAAATAAAATTATTGGTAAAGAAAAATTATTTACTGTCCTTGAAGGAATAGATCATGCAATTAATGCTGGATTTAATCCAAAGGAGGGGAAATTAAAAATAAATGCAGTCATTAAAAAAGAGATAAATGATAATCAAATTTTTGAATTAGTTGATTTTGCAAAAAAAAGGTCTATAGAAATTCGCTTTATTGAATATATGGACGTAGGCACATCTAATAATTGGAAGCCATCAGATGTTTTTTTCTCTGAAAAAATTATTAGTTTATTAAAGAAGAAATATCGATTAAAAGACTACGGAAGAAAGGAAGGGCAAACAGCCAATAGATGGTACATCAGTGATTCAAAAAGTTTTATAAGTACAATCTCTTCAGTAAGTAATCCTTTTTGTTCAGATTGTAATAGGTTGAGGATAACTAGCGATGGTTATGCTTACACGTGTCTTTTTTCTAGTGAAGGTATAAATCTAAACCCATGGTTATCTCTACCAATTAATCTCCATGAACTGGAAAATAAAATCAAGAGCATTTGGGAAGCGAGAGAAGATAACTATAGTGAAGATAGATTTAAAAAATTAGAAAAAACAACTGACAAAAATCAAAAAATTCATCCATCAATGTCATATCTTGGGGGATAAAAAATTATTTAGTATAAATAACAACATCATATATTCTAAATTCGAGGGAAATTAGTTTCAAATTTATACTCTTGGATGCGTTTAGCGATCTTACTTGGTTTTATTTTTGGGGTAACTCACGGAACTGTTGTTTCCGGAAGTTATTCTGCTAACAATTATGAAAATAATCAATCATTTTTTACTCAAAAAAATTCAAATATATTTTCTTCACTTTAAAATTAAGTTTCTTATTTTTTAATAAGTTTTTGTATAGTAATGAACAACTTATAAATTAAATTGTACTTATAGTTAATATGTAGCGTAGACTACAAAAACGTTCATCTCGTTTTGCGAGCCGCATTAAGATTGAAGCCAAGGAACGGGGACTTCGGTCAAAAATGAAATTTAGTCACATAACTATTATGTCTAATAACGTATCTACCTCAGTAAGGAGTAACAATACTACTGCTATATTTGCAGGTTTTCTTGGGGCATTTGTTGTTGGTTCTCTTGGAGTACAACTTGTAAGAACCCATAAGCCTTCTTTACAATCTCAAACGTTAAAAGTTCCAGCTGTTATCGCTCATCAATCAACTTTATGGTCAGCTTTAGGAGAAATAGATACTCCTATTGTTAAAAATAAAGTTTCTACTAAAATCAAAAGTCATGGTGTTGCCCCAGTTATAGGATCAGAAGCAACTCTTTGGTCACCTCTGGGAGGAAATTAATTTTAATTAAACCGAATTATTAAAAAAAAGGGGCTTAGCCCCTTTTTTAATGACATTAGATTTTTTAAACTGAATATTTGTTCTAATTTTTTCCCCTAAAGATGGAAGATTTTGCGGCTCTAATACTAAATAAACTCTTCCTGATCTTTCTAGATAAACATAGTCTTCTAATAAATCTCTTTTGAGAAGTCGATAGATTGTTTTAGTGCTTTTATAGCCTAGTCTTTTAGCTGTTTCGGAAATCGTATAAGCTTCCAAATGCAATGATTTTGGTTTCATCTTTAATTATTTACATTTGATGAGATAAATTGCTACAACTTAATTTTAGCTATTTGTATAATCGGGAATTTGTAAAAGTGTGTCTAATTATGCAATCTTTTACCTAGAAATATTGAGCGCCTCGAAATCACCCACCCACTTACTCTAGAAAGGACCCAAAAGATAATATCGGTTTCTTTTTTCATAAATAATTTCGAAAGTTTTTTACTAAAGGTGCCTAATGTGTCTATGCATCCTAAGTATCTGAAGTGTCCAATGTCTAAAAAGATCAGACGGTTTAGTCACCTAAGACATCTAGTCAGTTAAGACAATTGTTGGTGATATTTTAAAAACTACGCATCTACCTTTATCAGTTCTTCTGGTTTCGCTTATTAATAAACCCTTTCTTTCTAATGCTCTTAATGACCTGAGAGCAGACCTATCACCAATCTTTAAAGCCTTTTTAATGTCACCAGAAGTTGTTTCTAGAGGTCTCCTATCTTTCACCTCTTCAAATACCTCAGCTTGAGTGTCTTGTAATCGTGCTATTTTTTCTTTTTCTTTGTGCCTTTCAATGACATCAGTTGCATCTCCATCAGATTCAAAACCATATTGAGTCTGCAAAATTATTGCCTCTAAAGACATTCCTCTACCTTCAGTTTCAAGAAGTATTCTTTTATCCTGACGATTTTCGTCTCTATTAAACCATTTTAAATTTATAACTTGAGATACTGCAGCCGGAAGAGCAGTTGAACCCCTTGAAGCTATCACAGCACCAGATCCTAAACTTTGTTTGCCACTGTGGTGAATGACAATTGTAGTTACTCCAAAAGGCGCCACAACCTCTTGAAGATCTCCAATTGGGCCAGCAAAACTGGCGTCAGATTCTTTAAGTCCGAGAGGTGCAACAACTTTTGAGTAACTATCTATCAACAATAAACATCCCTCATTTTTGCTGACTAATTCTCCAATACGAGATAATCCAGAATCATCAAGATGCAATGATTCATTTTGTGTAAATAAGCCAATTATCGGGTTTAATAATTTCCATTTATCTTTGCCTGTTTGTTCTGCGAGACCAAATCTATTCAGAAGTGGTAACCACCTTGACCTGGGCATGTCAGTCCCAACAATAAAAATCGAAGGACACTTACCAATAAACTTTTTACCCAAATAGGAATCTTCAACGCCTCGACTCCATTTGCCAATCAAGTCAACAACTAAAGTAGTTTTTCCAACTTTAGGAGAAGCAATAAGAAGGTTTGTATCGGATTTCATTATTAAATCCTCAACTAACCAAACCTCTTGTGGTGCATTTATTTCCATATCTGGAGCAAGCATTGTCACAAGTCCTTTAGATCGTTTACGACCTTCCCAAATCTTTGCTCTGATTTCGTTATCTCTTAGATTTAATCCAAGATTTTTCGCTTTATCCCTTAAGTAAACTATTCTGTCCTTTGGTTGAATTTCACAATTACCTTTAAAAAAGGTATCTACTTCGTCGTCAAATGAATTTAACCTTTCAGTGATTGTTTTTGCTTCCCTTTTCTTATCTTTAATTTGTTTATTAGCTGGCTTTTGAATACTTGTTCTTTTATAAGTTTTATACAAAGTGCCAAAAGGACTAATGGCGTATTCGTCTGAGCTAACTTTTTTAGTTTTTTCTTTAGCTATTATTTTTTGTGTTTCTGGATCTTTTTTGTTGTTACTCATTACTTAACCTCCCTTGAAACAAGGTCTTTAAGCATTTTTTTGCTATATCGAGTTCCTTTCTTCTTTTCTTGTCCTTCCTTGGTATGAAGGAGTAATGCCTCTCTACATTTTTCTAAGTTGTAAATACATTTCCCTTTTTCTTGTCCATTACCTATCCGATAAAAACAAGTTCCGGCTTCAAATACATTGGAAGCTTTAAGTTTATAAATAGTACGTTCTGAACAATATAGTTGTTCTGCCAAATCCTCTAAAGGAAGCCAAGTTGATAACGCCATGATCTGAGAAAAAACATTTAATTTTTTGTTTAATCTGCAGACCCTCCCCAGAAACTACGTCTCACTCTTAGAGCTCCATCTATAATTCCGCTTTTCAAGAAGGGCAACCATGCTTACTTCGTGGCGGTAGTGGAAGGGGGTTGGCGGAGGTTTCTTCGTAAACATTGCCGATTAAGGTTGATCACGCCCTTATATATAAGGGAACGAAAAGTCACTCGCTGCAATCCGATTGATCATAATATAGTCCAATATTGCCTGTATTCAACATTTAATTGCACACATATCCTCCAACTTCCGTAGAAGTTTTTGTTAATTTCCATAAATATCTACGGAATTTTCTACGGATTTTTGAGACTCACTTTTTGGAATTGCTGAGATCTATTGCTATAACTATCGGGGCGACAGGATTCGAACCTGCGACCTAGTGCTCCCAAAGCACCCGCTTTAATTTTTTACTTTTGCTTCTAATCCAACTAATTTCATAAGAACTTTTGCATTAGTTGCAACTGCTGAATATTGTTTTTCCCGCATTGCTCTATACATTGCATTTTCTAAAGTACATACTAATTTTGCTGTCATTTCAGGGCGATTTAGATCCCCTTCCTCAATATCATCTTTTAGTAAAAGGTAGGCCTTGGATGTGATTTCTCTCGCTCTGCGTCTTGAAATATTATATTTTACGGCGACATGGGTGGTAATTGAAGAATAAGCCTGTCCTTCAGCAACTAATTCAGCAGCATGAGCAACTCTTAATTCAGTTTCTTGTTTAGTTGCTCTCTTTGACATAATCTTCAGTTAATTCAAAATCTAAACAATACATTTGCATATCTTTTAAGGTGAAATAAACAATAATTGCAAAGATAGGAATAGTTAGATGAGAAACCTTATATTCTGTAAGCCTTTCAGATAAGAATAAAATATCCTTTGAAATCATTTTTATTGAAAATTTGAAAACCGTTTTTTGGTTAATAATTCTTCGATATTTTTCTCTATTTCATTAAAATATTTAAAGCGTGATTTTTTTGCTTTTTCTATCTTTTCCCAATACCCAGAGTTTAACTTTAAAGAATCAGCTAAAAGAGAATCTTTTCTTTCAATCAAACTTTGCGCACTAATGCCGAACTTTAAATCTTTCCATTTCTGACCATACTCACGATGTGGCAATAGATAAAAGATCCCTTGAATTTTATGTAACCTTGCTGAAATTTCTTGCTGATCGTTTTCGACTCCTTCATTTTCCATATAAAATTTAGTAATCTTTTTTTCAAAGATTGAGGGTCGTTTTAGTTCTTTTAACATTTATGTAATCAAATGCGTTTCAAATACTTTATTTACTATATTTAAAGCATGAAAGTATAGGTCTAATATAACATTTGTTTATAAAATGTAAACGAGTTGGATGTTTCTACTACTCAAGAGAAGTAGATTGTAGCACTACCTCCTGAAATCAATACTAAATGAAATTAATTAATTATAAATATAGCACTAAATATAATATATAAAGATGTAAATAATAGTATTACCAATAGAAGTTATATAAATATCTGATTAATCAAAACTGCGCCAAATTCTGCGCCACACTTTGTAATATTAACTTTAAAAGTCCAGTTATATCATGTTGTATCAATGCTTTTAGTTGCTTCATGCCATGCAGGTGCTCTACCAACTGAGCTATGGCCCCATTAGCTAAACGACAGTTATATTATAAGACCAAAGATTTGATTCATAACTGCCTTAATACCTATAGTACTTTAAATAATTTGATTTTTAAATTTAGAAATTAAAATGTACCTGGGAATTAAAAATCTAAGTTGTTATGTATGGAGTATTTGGGAAAGTACTTTTAATCCTAAAAAATAATCAATAAAAACTTCACATAATATCTCTAAGTGATGAATAATTGTATTTTTTAAGAAAATATTAGGTTTATTAAAAACAAACTAAATATATAAATATTAAAAAGAAAGCATTTATTTTTATTAACTCAAAGGAGTTAGACTTAATAAGTAAAATAATTTTAAGAAAAATTGCCTGTTAAAGATCATCTAACTCAAATAACAAACGTTCTTGTCATAGGTTGTGGCGGAGCGGGTCTAAGATCAGCCATCGAGATAAAAAAGTCAGGTCTTGATGTCACTATTCTGGGAAAAAGACCAAAGACTGATGCTCATACCGTTTTAGCAGCAGGTGGAATTAATGCTGCTTTAGGAACTTTAGATAAAGAAGACACCTGGGAACAACATTTTATTGACACTTACTTAGAGGGATATGGAATAGGAGATCCTTTAAAGGTTGAAATAATGGCGAAA
This region of Prochlorococcus sp. MIT 0604 genomic DNA includes:
- a CDS encoding NarK family nitrate/nitrite MFS transporter; translated protein: MLSDVWSLNGRYRTLHLTWFAFFLTFVVWFNLAPLATTVKADLGLSVAQIRTVAICNVALTIPGRVLIGMLLDKFGPRKTYSTILIFSVVPCLLFASAQDFNQLVIARLLLSIVGAGFVIGIRMVSEWFPPKEIGLAEGIYGGWGNFGSAFSALSLVAVAGFLSFSGGFEFPTGAVLNWRGAIVLTGIISFVYGIIYFFSVTDTPPGKPYQRPAKTAGLEVTSIRDFWGLIGMNVPFAAILSVLCWRLQKVGFLTSSTYPIALLAVLAWFVFQTWGIVRTNIELLKGTKIYPKEDRYEFKQVAILELTYIVNFGSELAVVSMLPSFFEFTFDLPKAVAGILASCYAFVNLIARPAGGLISDRTGNRKNTMGFLTMGLGFGYLLMSLIKPGTFTGSAGILMAVFLTMLCSFFVQSGEGSTFALVPLVKKRVTGQIAGLVGAYGNVGAVTYLNIYSLLPLWMGGGKDPSPEIIAASNSAFFQVLGIAGLIVGFFCYFFLKEPQGSFADAYEGEKAENYV
- a CDS encoding molybdenum cofactor guanylyltransferase encodes the protein MEIKHKKFKAFILAGGKSSRMGFDKALIKHHEGGNWLTHKIKILNTLNLETFVITNHTSHSKEVDKRNNVGFISDAKPFDGPLTCIEQIFSSFKKNTKNILIIPIDMPNLNTKLIYSLIKSWEKNQNSAVVSHDGIFVQPLFGIYPLNEENHFKLKKKLSSGKKNFLGWVDQIPHKYFYANNGDLININSKREFLNMNNGT
- a CDS encoding GTP 3',8-cyclase MoaA, coding for MGLKQLEDNRKRKLKVLRLSLKQNCNFSCIYCKPENYSLDVLNIEQFKKLILVSCRLGVNSLRITGGEPLLSSQLDELLHEIKLQRLEESNPIANLQDISLTTNGYLLSEKKAIELFKNGLDRITVSLDAIDPDIFSNMIGEENKIIGKEKLFTVLEGIDHAINAGFNPKEGKLKINAVIKKEINDNQIFELVDFAKKRSIEIRFIEYMDVGTSNNWKPSDVFFSEKIISLLKKKYRLKDYGRKEGQTANRWYISDSKSFISTISSVSNPFCSDCNRLRITSDGYAYTCLFSSEGINLNPWLSLPINLHELENKIKSIWEAREDNYSEDRFKKLEKTTDKNQKIHPSMSYLGG
- a CDS encoding helix-turn-helix domain-containing protein; translated protein: MKPKSLHLEAYTISETAKRLGYKSTKTIYRLLKRDLLEDYVYLERSGRVYLVLEPQNLPSLGEKIRTNIQFKKSNVIKKGAKPLFFNNSV
- a CDS encoding AAA family ATPase — encoded protein: MSNNKKDPETQKIIAKEKTKKVSSDEYAISPFGTLYKTYKRTSIQKPANKQIKDKKREAKTITERLNSFDDEVDTFFKGNCEIQPKDRIVYLRDKAKNLGLNLRDNEIRAKIWEGRKRSKGLVTMLAPDMEINAPQEVWLVEDLIMKSDTNLLIASPKVGKTTLVVDLIGKWSRGVEDSYLGKKFIGKCPSIFIVGTDMPRSRWLPLLNRFGLAEQTGKDKWKLLNPIIGLFTQNESLHLDDSGLSRIGELVSKNEGCLLLIDSYSKVVAPLGLKESDASFAGPIGDLQEVVAPFGVTTIVIHHSGKQSLGSGAVIASRGSTALPAAVSQVINLKWFNRDENRQDKRILLETEGRGMSLEAIILQTQYGFESDGDATDVIERHKEKEKIARLQDTQAEVFEEVKDRRPLETTSGDIKKALKIGDRSALRSLRALERKGLLISETRRTDKGRCVVFKISPTIVLTD